A portion of the Aquicoccus sp. G2-2 genome contains these proteins:
- a CDS encoding di-heme oxidoredictase family protein: MPKLDDPHLDVVPRTQAEKARIAAVTAPATDFSKPSNFEEMSAGAATVRARMNRDAFSLPSANIGFEGELDFKVGNGLFRKVWVSSPSSTKGSDGLGPLFNARSCQRCHLKDGRGHPPETPQDNAISMFLRISVPDGSPSAAMSEIEGYLATSPDPNYGTQIQDFALPGHPAEARMKITYEEIEVPLSDGETAHLRSPTYEAADLGYGPLAPGAMLSPRVAPQMIGLGLLEAVPAADILAHADPDDANGDGISGRPNIVWSREFERPMLGRFGLKAGAPTIKHQSAAAFDGDIGISNPLFPNAWGECTPAQQNCIDAPHGDDDERGYEVDQKSLDFVAFYSRNLAVPARRDVDDPQVLHGKRVFYETGCISCHVPAFVTHRLKDRPAQSFQLIWPYSDMLLHDMGEGLADHRPEAGATGTEWRTAPLWGIGLTKQVSNHTYFLHDGRARSLLEAILWHGGEADAAKDKIVNMSKDDRAALIRFLESL, encoded by the coding sequence ATGCCCAAGCTGGACGATCCACATCTTGACGTTGTTCCGCGCACGCAGGCCGAAAAGGCGCGTATCGCGGCGGTCACGGCACCGGCGACCGATTTTTCCAAGCCTTCGAACTTCGAGGAGATGTCAGCCGGGGCGGCGACAGTGCGCGCACGTATGAACCGCGATGCGTTCTCTCTGCCTTCGGCCAATATCGGCTTTGAAGGCGAGTTGGATTTCAAGGTGGGCAATGGTCTTTTCCGCAAGGTCTGGGTTTCGTCCCCGTCCTCGACCAAGGGATCAGACGGGCTTGGACCGCTCTTTAATGCGCGCTCCTGCCAGCGTTGCCACCTGAAAGACGGGCGCGGCCATCCACCGGAAACACCACAAGACAACGCAATTTCGATGTTCTTGCGAATTTCCGTTCCCGACGGGTCGCCCAGCGCCGCAATGAGTGAGATCGAAGGCTATCTGGCGACCAGCCCCGACCCGAATTATGGCACCCAGATTCAGGATTTTGCCCTGCCCGGCCACCCGGCGGAAGCGCGGATGAAAATCACCTATGAAGAGATCGAAGTGCCACTGTCAGACGGCGAAACCGCGCATCTGCGCAGCCCCACCTATGAGGCGGCCGATCTGGGATATGGGCCACTCGCCCCCGGTGCGATGCTAAGCCCGCGCGTGGCGCCGCAGATGATCGGACTGGGCCTGCTGGAAGCCGTGCCCGCAGCGGATATCCTGGCTCATGCCGACCCGGACGATGCCAATGGCGATGGCATTTCCGGGCGTCCCAATATCGTTTGGTCGCGCGAATTTGAGCGCCCGATGCTGGGCCGGTTTGGCCTGAAGGCCGGGGCGCCTACGATCAAACATCAATCCGCCGCCGCATTTGACGGCGATATCGGCATTTCCAACCCGCTTTTCCCGAATGCGTGGGGCGAATGTACCCCGGCGCAGCAAAACTGCATCGACGCGCCGCATGGTGACGACGATGAGCGCGGCTATGAAGTTGACCAGAAGAGCCTTGATTTCGTGGCCTTCTACAGCCGCAACCTCGCGGTGCCCGCGCGCCGTGATGTGGATGATCCACAAGTGCTGCACGGCAAGCGGGTGTTTTATGAAACCGGCTGCATTTCCTGCCATGTCCCGGCTTTTGTGACTCACCGGCTGAAAGATCGCCCGGCGCAGAGCTTTCAGCTTATCTGGCCTTATAGCGACATGCTGCTGCACGATATGGGCGAAGGGCTTGCCGATCATCGCCCCGAAGCAGGCGCAACCGGCACCGAATGGCGCACGGCGCCGCTTTGGGGCATTGGCCTGACCAAACAGGTCTCAAACCACACATATTTCCTGCATGACGGACGGGCGCGTTCGCTTCTTGAAGCGATCCTTTGGCATGGCGGTGAAGCAGATGCCGCGAAAGACAAGATCGTGAACATGTCCAAGGACGACCGCGCCGCGTTGATACGATTCCTTGAAAGCCTCTGA
- the bfr gene encoding bacterioferritin: MKGDKKVIEYLNAALRSELTAVSQYWLHYRLQEDWGFGHLAENSRGESIEEMTHADKLIERIIFLEGHPNLQKLDPLRIGENIKETLEADLAGEHDARTLYIEARAHCEKVGDYVSKNLFEELIADEEGHIDFLETQLGLYETLGAERYALLQAKPASEAEGG; the protein is encoded by the coding sequence ATGAAAGGCGACAAGAAAGTCATCGAGTACCTCAATGCCGCGCTGCGTTCGGAATTGACGGCGGTCAGCCAATATTGGCTACACTACCGGCTTCAGGAGGACTGGGGCTTTGGCCATCTGGCCGAGAACTCGCGCGGCGAAAGCATCGAAGAGATGACCCACGCCGACAAGCTGATTGAGCGAATCATCTTTCTGGAAGGGCATCCGAATCTGCAAAAGCTCGATCCGCTCAGAATTGGCGAGAACATCAAGGAAACCCTTGAGGCCGACCTCGCCGGGGAACATGACGCACGCACGCTTTATATCGAAGCCCGCGCGCATTGCGAAAAGGTTGGCGATTACGTTTCCAAAAACCTGTTTGAGGAACTGATCGCGGATGAAGAGGGCCATATCGACTTCCTTGAAACGCAGCTTGGCCTTTACGAGACATTGGGCGCGGAACGCTATGCGCTGTTACAGGCAAAACCGGCGAGTGAAGCCGAAGGCGGCTGA
- a CDS encoding (2Fe-2S)-binding protein has translation MIICQCMNISDKEINAAIDWMRAADPDTVITPGKIYHALGKRPDCGGCLSSFIATMETCENLQVPVNLRNLKDRLNRRVLP, from the coding sequence ATGATCATTTGCCAGTGCATGAATATCTCCGACAAGGAGATCAACGCCGCAATCGACTGGATGCGGGCCGCCGACCCAGACACGGTGATCACGCCCGGAAAGATCTATCACGCGCTTGGCAAACGCCCCGATTGTGGCGGCTGCCTGAGTTCTTTTATAGCAACCATGGAGACTTGCGAAAACTTGCAAGTCCCGGTGAACCTGCGCAATCTCAAGGACAGATTGAACAGGAGGGTCCTGCCATGA
- a CDS encoding imelysin family protein, whose translation MKSVAAFATILGLTASGAAFADTPTKAEVVKTYADIGAAKYQDSLIAAQALQAAVDALITAPSAETMQAAKHAWLRARVPYQQSEVYRFGNPIVDDWEGKVNAWPLDEGLIDYVDPSSGGASDENALAVLNVIAHPNFELSGKPLDASKITPELLSDTLHEADGIEANVATGYHAIEFLLWGQDLNGTNPGAGNRPWTDYAKGDACTHDNCDRRGDYLKAATDLLVSDLDWMAAQWKEGGAARVALSDDPSAGITAMITGMGSLSYGELGGERMRLGLMLNDPEEEHDCFSDNTHNSHFYDALGVQETYLANYTRIDGSTVSGPSLSDLVGASDPALDAEMKQKLGHTMLAMTRMKTAAEAGFTYDRMLARGDAGGEALVMGGVNALIDQTKTIERIAAPLGLDGVEFEGSDSLDKPSAVFQ comes from the coding sequence ATGAAAAGCGTTGCCGCATTTGCAACTATACTTGGCCTAACAGCAAGCGGGGCCGCATTTGCCGACACTCCGACCAAGGCGGAGGTTGTCAAAACCTATGCTGATATCGGGGCCGCCAAATACCAAGACAGCCTGATCGCTGCGCAGGCGCTGCAAGCGGCGGTAGATGCGCTGATTACTGCGCCCTCCGCCGAAACCATGCAGGCCGCGAAACACGCATGGCTGCGCGCGCGCGTGCCTTATCAACAGAGCGAAGTTTACCGCTTTGGCAATCCGATCGTCGATGATTGGGAGGGCAAGGTGAATGCCTGGCCGCTTGATGAAGGGTTGATTGATTACGTCGATCCGTCCTCTGGTGGGGCGTCGGACGAGAACGCGCTGGCGGTGTTGAACGTGATAGCGCACCCCAATTTTGAACTTTCGGGAAAGCCCCTCGATGCCTCGAAGATCACCCCGGAACTGCTCAGCGATACGCTGCACGAGGCGGACGGGATTGAGGCCAATGTAGCCACGGGCTACCACGCCATCGAATTTCTGCTTTGGGGGCAGGATTTGAATGGCACCAACCCCGGCGCGGGCAACCGGCCATGGACGGATTATGCCAAGGGCGATGCCTGCACGCATGACAATTGCGACCGGCGCGGCGATTACCTCAAGGCGGCAACCGATCTTCTGGTGAGCGATCTCGACTGGATGGCTGCGCAATGGAAGGAAGGCGGCGCCGCGCGCGTTGCGCTTAGCGATGACCCGAGCGCGGGGATCACCGCGATGATCACCGGCATGGGATCACTCTCCTATGGGGAGTTGGGCGGAGAGCGGATGCGGCTTGGGCTGATGCTCAACGATCCCGAAGAAGAGCATGATTGCTTTTCCGACAACACCCACAACAGCCATTTCTATGACGCGCTCGGGGTGCAAGAGACCTATCTGGCCAATTACACCCGGATTGACGGCAGCACCGTTTCCGGCCCGTCGCTGAGCGATCTTGTCGGCGCGTCCGACCCGGCGCTTGATGCGGAAATGAAGCAGAAGCTGGGACACACGATGCTTGCCATGACGCGGATGAAAACTGCGGCAGAGGCCGGTTTCACCTATGACCGAATGCTTGCCCGTGGCGATGCCGGCGGCGAGGCGCTGGTGATGGGCGGCGTCAATGCCCTGATCGACCAGACCAAGACCATCGAACGGATTGCCGCGCCTCTCGGGCTGGACGGGGTCGAGTTCGAAGGTTCCGACAGCCTGGACAAGCCCAGCGCGGTTTTCCAGTAA
- a CDS encoding hemin uptake protein HemP — MTIRQSSDADGQTEEPIPIHRVEELMAGGQIAKILLSGQTYTLRITRAGKLILTK; from the coding sequence ATGACCATCAGACAAAGTTCAGACGCTGATGGCCAAACGGAGGAGCCGATCCCCATACACCGGGTTGAGGAATTGATGGCAGGCGGGCAGATTGCCAAAATCCTCCTGTCGGGGCAGACTTATACGCTGCGTATCACCCGCGCAGGCAAGCTGATCCTTACCAAATGA
- a CDS encoding diaminopropionate ammonia-lyase → MSASRPWALLSACPAYEVSPLIDAPKLAQDLGVSGLWLKDETSRMRLGSFKALGGAFAVVQMILDRAGGVDPMTPATRAIAQQMTFITASAGNHGLSIAAGAQVFSAHAKIVLSTGVPEGFANRIRKTGAEVIRIAGSYEDSVAEAARLAAQNDWIHLADGSWEGYTAPPALVMEGYTVLAEECRLAFAAAGRWPSHVVLQAGVGGLAAATAAHIRAFWPEQPTIIVVEPDAAPCLMESIRAGQLVHTPGPVSNMGRLDCKDASLLAFDALRHDADTFVTISDAQAVAAASDLSATGMATTPSGAAGLAALRTLDLGPAASCLIIVSEGPEGD, encoded by the coding sequence GTGTCAGCGAGCCGCCCTTGGGCGCTGTTGTCGGCATGTCCTGCCTATGAAGTAAGCCCGCTCATCGACGCGCCGAAACTGGCCCAAGACCTTGGCGTTTCGGGGCTCTGGCTCAAGGATGAGACCAGCCGTATGCGCTTGGGGAGTTTCAAAGCACTCGGCGGGGCATTTGCTGTGGTGCAGATGATTCTCGATCGCGCGGGCGGGGTGGACCCGATGACGCCCGCCACCCGCGCCATAGCGCAGCAGATGACATTTATCACCGCCAGCGCAGGCAATCACGGCCTGTCAATTGCGGCTGGCGCGCAGGTCTTCTCGGCCCACGCGAAAATCGTGCTATCGACGGGCGTGCCAGAAGGGTTCGCCAATCGAATCAGAAAAACCGGGGCCGAGGTTATCCGTATCGCCGGGTCATATGAGGACAGTGTGGCGGAGGCAGCGCGTCTGGCCGCGCAAAACGACTGGATTCACCTCGCTGATGGATCATGGGAGGGCTATACAGCGCCCCCGGCACTGGTGATGGAAGGCTATACGGTTCTGGCCGAAGAATGCCGCCTTGCCTTTGCGGCGGCGGGCCGCTGGCCCAGCCATGTCGTGCTACAAGCCGGTGTGGGCGGGTTGGCGGCAGCAACGGCTGCGCATATCCGGGCCTTCTGGCCCGAGCAGCCGACGATCATCGTCGTTGAACCAGATGCGGCTCCCTGCCTGATGGAAAGCATCCGCGCCGGGCAGCTTGTCCACACCCCCGGCCCGGTATCGAACATGGGGCGGCTTGATTGTAAGGACGCCTCGTTGCTGGCGTTTGATGCGCTCAGGCATGATGCCGATACCTTTGTTACGATCTCTGATGCGCAAGCGGTTGCCGCGGCGTCCGATCTGAGCGCAACCGGCATGGCAACAACGCCCAGCGGTGCCGCCGGGCTTGCCGCGCTGCGCACGCTTGATCTCGGGCCAGCAGCATCGTGCCTGATCATCGTCTCCGAAGGGCCGGAAGGCGACTGA
- a CDS encoding MFS transporter: MADLLSVNRSDQQRALGFGTAAFTLCFSVWTIFAIIGVEIQRELGLSESEFGLLVATPVLTGSLTRLFLGIWSEQLGGRVVFVCQMLLTALATWMLTYATTYPMFLLAALGVGLAGGSFAIGVSYVSHWYPKERQGTALGIFGAGNVGAAITKFVAPFVMVAFGWQGVAEVWAGALALMAVIFWIFTKDDPHVVARRQGNTPTPSFREQLAPLRNLQVWRFSLYYFFVFGAFVALALWLPHYLIDVYHVDIETAGMAAAAFSLSASLFRAYGGNLSDRRGARTVMYWTFGFSMLLLLMLSYPPTEYTIHGARGPIHFETQMDFAPFVIAIFVLGFFMSLGKAAVFKHIPVYYPDNVGAVGGLVGMVGGLGGFVLPITFGALLDLTGIYTSCFALLFLLVGTALVWMHLSVRQMERAAQGTALDQLPQLPEMQPVHIPEIHSRPAVLDKWHPEDAEFWASTGKRIATRNLWISIVCLLFAFSVWMVWSVVVAKLPLIGFGFSSEQLFWLAALPGLSGATFRIFYSFMVPIFGGRLWTTVSTALLLLPAYGIGYAVQNPETPYFIFLVLALLCGFGGGNFASSMANIGFFFPKAEKGAALGKNAGLGNLGVSVMQFLVPIVITTGVFGALAGGPQQITDGGEIWLQNAGFIWVPFIGAATIAAWLGMNDIPDAKASFAEQAVIFQRRDNWLMCLLYTGTFGSFIGFSAGFPLLAQNQFPEVNSLQFVFLGPLIGALSRAWTGWVADKYGGARVTVWVFAGMIAAALGVLFFLSLASFWGFFAMFMALFFFTGVGNASTFQMIPNIVGDYVPRMMPDLGKEQARRHVERESAAITAFTSAIAAYGAFFIPKSYGTSIGITGGPEAALWGFVVFYGVCLMVTWVFYSRKGGVARYRTTGIRHAHF, from the coding sequence ATGGCAGACCTTCTATCGGTCAATCGGTCAGATCAGCAACGTGCCTTGGGGTTCGGGACAGCTGCCTTCACTCTATGTTTCTCGGTCTGGACAATTTTTGCGATCATCGGAGTCGAGATCCAAAGAGAGCTTGGCCTGAGCGAGAGCGAATTTGGCTTGCTGGTGGCGACGCCGGTCCTGACCGGGTCTCTGACGCGCCTTTTCCTTGGCATCTGGTCGGAACAATTGGGTGGGCGGGTCGTGTTTGTCTGCCAAATGTTGCTGACGGCGCTTGCCACGTGGATGCTGACCTATGCCACCACCTATCCGATGTTCCTGTTGGCGGCTTTGGGGGTCGGACTGGCAGGCGGGTCGTTTGCCATCGGTGTCTCCTACGTATCGCATTGGTATCCCAAGGAACGACAGGGCACGGCGCTGGGGATATTCGGGGCGGGTAATGTCGGCGCGGCGATCACCAAGTTTGTCGCCCCCTTCGTCATGGTTGCCTTTGGCTGGCAAGGCGTCGCAGAGGTCTGGGCTGGTGCGCTGGCCTTGATGGCGGTGATCTTCTGGATTTTCACCAAGGATGACCCACATGTTGTCGCGCGCAGGCAAGGTAATACTCCGACGCCAAGCTTTCGCGAACAACTGGCACCGCTGCGCAACCTTCAGGTCTGGCGGTTCTCGCTCTATTATTTCTTCGTTTTCGGGGCCTTCGTGGCGCTGGCATTGTGGCTGCCGCATTACCTGATCGACGTTTATCACGTCGATATCGAAACCGCCGGAATGGCGGCGGCGGCGTTCTCGCTTTCGGCCAGCCTGTTTCGCGCCTATGGCGGCAACCTGTCCGACCGGCGCGGTGCGCGCACGGTGATGTACTGGACCTTCGGCTTTTCGATGCTGCTATTGTTGATGCTGTCCTATCCGCCGACCGAATATACGATCCATGGTGCGCGCGGGCCGATCCATTTTGAGACCCAGATGGATTTTGCGCCGTTCGTTATCGCCATTTTCGTGCTGGGCTTTTTCATGAGCCTCGGCAAGGCCGCCGTATTCAAACATATCCCGGTCTATTACCCCGACAATGTTGGCGCGGTCGGCGGGCTGGTGGGGATGGTCGGCGGGCTTGGCGGTTTTGTCCTGCCGATCACCTTCGGCGCGCTGCTTGACCTGACGGGGATATACACCAGTTGTTTCGCGCTGCTGTTCCTGCTGGTTGGCACGGCGCTGGTGTGGATGCACCTATCGGTTCGCCAAATGGAGCGCGCGGCCCAAGGCACGGCGCTCGACCAGTTGCCGCAACTGCCGGAAATGCAGCCGGTGCATATTCCCGAAATCCATTCCCGCCCGGCGGTTCTGGATAAGTGGCATCCTGAGGATGCCGAATTCTGGGCAAGCACCGGCAAACGGATCGCCACACGCAACCTGTGGATTTCCATCGTCTGCCTGCTGTTCGCCTTTTCAGTCTGGATGGTCTGGTCAGTGGTGGTTGCCAAACTGCCGCTGATCGGGTTCGGCTTCAGTTCCGAACAGCTTTTCTGGCTGGCGGCGTTGCCCGGCCTGTCAGGCGCTACCTTCCGGATATTCTACAGCTTCATGGTGCCAATCTTCGGCGGACGGCTCTGGACCACGGTTTCCACAGCGTTACTGCTCTTGCCAGCCTACGGCATAGGCTATGCGGTGCAAAACCCCGAAACACCCTATTTCATCTTCCTCGTGCTGGCGCTTCTATGCGGCTTTGGCGGCGGAAATTTTGCCTCTTCGATGGCCAATATCGGCTTCTTCTTCCCGAAAGCCGAAAAGGGCGCGGCGCTTGGCAAGAACGCGGGCCTTGGCAACCTTGGCGTGTCGGTGATGCAGTTTCTGGTGCCGATCGTGATTACCACCGGCGTTTTCGGCGCCTTGGCGGGCGGACCACAGCAAATCACGGATGGTGGCGAAATTTGGCTTCAAAACGCGGGTTTCATCTGGGTGCCTTTCATTGGTGCGGCGACGATAGCAGCATGGCTTGGAATGAACGATATTCCCGACGCCAAGGCCTCTTTCGCGGAGCAGGCGGTGATTTTTCAACGCCGCGACAATTGGCTAATGTGCCTGCTTTATACCGGCACCTTCGGCAGTTTCATCGGCTTCTCGGCCGGTTTTCCGCTACTGGCGCAAAATCAATTTCCCGAAGTGAACTCGCTGCAATTTGTGTTTCTCGGGCCTCTGATTGGCGCGCTCAGTCGGGCTTGGACGGGTTGGGTGGCGGATAAATACGGCGGGGCGCGAGTCACGGTATGGGTTTTCGCCGGGATGATCGCTGCCGCGCTGGGTGTGTTGTTTTTCCTGTCGCTGGCGTCTTTCTGGGGGTTCTTCGCGATGTTCATGGCGCTGTTTTTCTTCACTGGTGTCGGCAATGCATCGACCTTCCAGATGATTCCCAACATCGTGGGCGATTATGTGCCGCGCATGATGCCGGATCTCGGCAAAGAACAGGCACGTCGCCATGTTGAACGTGAATCTGCGGCGATCACCGCCTTTACCTCGGCCATCGCGGCTTATGGCGCATTTTTCATCCCCAAATCCTACGGCACCTCGATTGGCATAACAGGAGGGCCAGAGGCCGCGTTATGGGGCTTCGTCGTTTTCTATGGCGTATGCCTGATGGTTACTTGGGTCTTCTACAGCCGCAAAGGGGGTGTTGCACGATATCGAACGACGGGCATTCGCCACGCCCATTTCTGA